A segment of the Bacillus sp. es.034 genome:
ATGGGTCTTGAATATGAGGATTTCGGCTGTGAATGCGGTACATCCGTCGACTATCCCGACTATGCGGTTCCCGTTGCGGAAAAAGTGGCAAGCGGTGAATTCGATTGTGGGATTCTGATCTGCGGGACGGGAATCGGCATGAGCATCTCCGCCAATAAAGTAAAGGGGATCCGCTGCGCCCTTGTTCACGATGTATTCAGTGCAAAAGCAACCCGCGAACATAATGACAGCAATATGCTTGCCATGGGTGAGCGCGTCATCGGTCCGGGACTGGCACGCGAAATCGCCAAAACGTGGCTTGGAACCGAATTCGAAGGCGGCCGCCATGCAAATAGAGTAGGGAAAATCACGGCATACGAAGACAAACAATAAGGAGTGGGTTCCATGGAAATCGCTCAATTAAAAGATGAACTGCAAACGATACTGCGTGATTTCAGCAGTCAGGTTCCGCTAAAAAAAGGACAAGTCTTTGTCGTCGGCTGCTCTACCTCTGAAGTAATGGGGGAGCGGATCGGCACGGCGGGAACCATTGAAGTCGCGGAAATGATTTATGACGAGTTGAAGTGCTGGGCGGATTCGATTGGGGTTTCGTTGGCGTTTCAATGCTGCGAGCATTTGAACCGAGCGTTGGTCCTTGAGCGGGAAGCAGCGGAACGGAAAGGACTCGATGAAGTCACGGTCGTTCCCGTGCGAAAAGCAGGAGGGGCCATGGCGACGAAAGCCTATCATTCCTTCAACGACCCGGTCATGGTCGAACACATCAAAGGCGACGCCGGCATCGACATCGGGGACACCTTCATCGGCATGCACCTGAAACACGTAGCCGTCCCGATCCGCGTATCACAAAAAAGCCTCGGTGAAGCCCACGTCACCCTCGCCAAAACCAGACCAAAACTCATCGGCGGAACGAGAGCCGTATACGAATGAGGTCATCAATGTGAAGAAGGTTCGTTCCTCTTGTTTGGAGGGACGGACCTTTATTTTGGATTGGTCGCTAAACGGGGTGTCAGACCCGAACGAATAACAGGGCCAAGGAGGAGGAGGTCCGGGGGATGCAGGAAAAGGATCAGTTTAGTTCTTCTGCATCCTATAGAACTAGTCATAATGCTCCTTAAATGTGATTGTTGAAGGGTTGGAAACGGTTTGTGAACAGTGTCACATGAGGTCCGTCCCTCAAAAGCTTCTCTAAACACGAACGTTACGTTTTGACTAGAGGTTTTTATTTCGCCTTTTGGTGAATCGTGTTAGAATGGGATTGAATGAATCAATGGGGCGCAGCAAGTTGGGCCTATGAATTAAAGGGGGATATGTATGAGTAAGATTGCCAAGCAAGATCCGGAAATTTATGCAGCGATTCAAGATGAATTAGAGCGTCAACGAACAAAGATCGAGTTAATTGCATCTGAAAACTTTGTCAGTGAAGCCGTTATGGAAGCACAAGGCTCGGTTTTGACAAATAAGTATGCAGAGGGGTACCCAGGTCGTCGCTATTATGGTGGCTGTGAGCATGTGGACGTAGCCGAGAATCTGGCCCGCGACCGTGCGAAAGAATTGTTTGGAGCAGAACATGTCAATGTTCAGCCTCACTCAGGAGCACAAGCCAATATGGCAGTCTACTTCACCATCCTTGAACAGGGTGACACGGTTCTTGGAATGAACTTATCTCATGGGGGACATCTGACTCACGGAAGTGCGGTCAACTTCAGTGGTATTCAATATAATTTCGTAGAGTACGGTGTGGATGAAGAAAAGCACCTGATCAACTACGAAGATGTTAGACAAAAAGCGTTAGAGCACAAGCCAAAGCTGATCGTAGCGGGAGCAAGCGCGTATCCAAGAGCGATCGATTTCGCGAAGTTCCGTGAAATAGCTGACGAAGTGGGAGCATACCTGATGGTGGATATGGCTCATATCGCCGGACTTGTAGCGGCTGGTCTTCACCAGAACCCGGTTCCGTATGCAGACTTCGTAACGACAACGACTCACAAAACATTGCGTGGACCACGCGGTGGTATGATCCTTTGTAAAGAAGAGTTTGCGAAGAAGATAGACAAGTCTATTTTCCCTGGAATCCAGGGCGGACCTCTTATGCACGTGATTTCTGCTAAAGCCGTGGCTTTCGGTGAAGCACTGCAGGGTTCTTTTAAAGATTATGCACAGAACATCATTGACAATGCGAAGCGTCTGGGAGAAGGTCTTGTGAAAGAAGGAATCGATCTTGTATCGGGCGGTTCTGATAACCACCTATTACTCATCGACACTCGTTCACTTGGGTTAACTGGTAAAGTCGCTGAAAAGGTTCTTGATGAGATCGGAATCACCGTTAATAAAAACACGATTCCATTCGATCCGGAAAGCCCATTCGTTACAAGCGGTGTCCGCATCGGAACGGCTGCAGTGACGTCCAGAGGATTCGGACTTGGGGACATGGACGAAATTGCTTCGATCATGGCATTGACTCTTAAGAATCACGAAGATGAAGCGAAATTGGAAGAAGCACGCAAGCGCGTGTTGGATTTAACGAGCAAATTTGAGTTGTATCCTGAGAGATAATAGATATGGCCTCTTCATTAGGGACGGACGTTCCTGGTGGGGAGGTTTTTTGATGGGTGAAGACATGCGGGGTGGTTCCATAATTTGTTAAAAGACACTTCCCATCTCATGTTGCTCTTAAATTGTCTTTTATGTACAATAGTCTGAGGTGTAAATGAAGTGGACAAACCATTTTTACATAAAACTGAATTAAAAGGAGAGAGTCGTATGGGCAAAGTATATGTATTTGATCATCCGTTGATCCAACATAAGTTAACGTTTATCCGTGATAAAGAAACAGGAACAAAGGAATTTCGTGAGCTTGTTGACGAGGTTGCAACACTGATGGCCTTTGAAATCACACGTGACCTGCCACTGGAGGATATCGACGTTGAAACGCCGGTAAGCAATGCGAAAGCGAAAACCCTTGCTGGGAAAAAATTAGGGATCGTCCCTATTTTACGTGCCGGCCTTGGAATGGTTGATGGAATCTTAAAATTAATCCCGGCTGCGAAAGTAGGACATGTGGGGTTATACCGTGACCCTGAGACTCTAAAGCCGATCGAATATTACGTGAAGCTTCCAAGTGATGTGGAAGAGCGTGACTTCATCCTGGTCGATCCGATGCTTGCAACGGGCGGATCTGCCGTTGAAGCCATCAACTCATTGAAAAAGCGCGGTGCCGTAAGCATTAAGTTCATGTGCTTAGTGGCATGTCCTGAAGGCGTCGATGCCATCAAGGAAGCACACCCTGATGTTGATATCTTCATCGCCGCTCTTGATGAGAAGCTGAATGAAAAAGGCTACATCGTTCCTGGACTTGGGGACGCGGGAGATCGTTTGTACGGAACGAAATAATCAGTGAACTCGAAAAGCCGGATTATCGTGAATGATAATCCGGCTTTTTCTATTTGATTGGAAGTATTTACATTAAATTCAAGGGTTACTCAGTAAGGGATTCTTCTATATAATGGAGGGGCATGTGAAGTGGGGGACCTATCATTTTATAAACCTCACTTTTTAGTAATTGTGTTGAAAATGTGAACAATCTGGGAACACGTGGATAGGTTGTGCACTTTTTAACTTGAACGCATTGACATAGATTAAGCCCTATTGTATGCTTACAAAGGATGTAAAATGATAAGGTTTTCACAATGCGTAAACCCTTATGCAATCGCTTTTACATCATGTCTGAAATGCTTGCCTCATGTTCAAATTTTGTTTGAATGGGAGAGGTTGAAATGGGTCAAAAAAACGAAAGCCCATATAAAGCGATGGCGATTTATTCGGCCATTTTGGCACAGCTTGTCGGGTCTATCTTAGTCGGGATTTTCCTGGGGAGATGGATTGATCAGCAGGTTGATTCAGCACCACTCTTTTTAATCATCGGTTTGCTCCTCGGCCTTGCCGCAGGGATTTATGCGATGCTTCGAACAGTACGACATTTCTTCTTAGGAGAATAATAAGATATGCCGGAACTCCATCAAATGTTTAATAGACAGCGGAAATACATAATTTATGTGCTTTCTATTTACGTCCTGGGCTGGGGATTCACCGCCCACAAATCAGTATTCTTAGGGTTAATTTTAGGGACATTACTAAGTCTTTATATGCACTGGGGCATGACCAAGCGGGTCTCGAAGTTCGGGGACGCCGTGGTAGAGGGGAAAAAAGTGAGATCGCTAGGAACCACTTCCCGTATGGCCGCAGCCGCCCTTGGAGTCATCATTGCCACACGATTTCCAGAAACATTTCATCTCCTAAGTCTTATTATTGGATTAATGACGACCTATATTGTCATTATGATAGATTATTTTTTCAGCAGCTTCAAAACTAATAAATAGCGGGGAAGAGAGGTGAAGTATTTTGAATCATGGAGCACCTACAGCCCATTTTCTGGGTTTGACTTTTAACCTTGCGAACGTTTTGATGATCACGGTCGCAACGGCCATAGTGTTTATTATTGCCCTCTTATCTACACGTCGCTTAGCCCTGAAGCCTACCGGTATGCAGAACTTTTTCGAGTGGGTCATGGACTTTGTTAAAGGGATCATTAAGAGCAACATGGACTGGAAGACGGGTGGCCGTTTTCATATCTTAGGTCTCACGATTATCATGTATATTTTTGTATCGAATATGCTGGGTCTGCCATTCTCTGTCGTGTATGACGGTGAATTATGGTGGAAATCACCTACAGCCGATCCTGCCATCACGATGACCCTGGCGGTTATGGTCGTGGTACTATCCCATTTCTATGGAATCAGGTTGAAGGGGTTTGGCGAATATGGGAAAGACTTTTTCAAACCTATGTGGTGGTTATTCCCGCTAAAAATCATTGAAGAGTTTGCAAACACTCTTACATTGGGTCTTCGACTTTACGGTAACATCTATGCCGGTGAAATCCTGCTTGCACTACTTGCGGGTCTTGCCGTTAACGGTGGTATCGGCGGAACGATCGGAGCAATCGCACCAATGCTTGCTTGGCAAGGATTCTCGGTGTTTGTCGGATCGATCCAGGCGTTCATTTTCTGTATGTTAACAATGGTTTATATGGCTCACAAAGTCAGCCACGACCATTAATATATACCTGTTCATTACGGTGGACAAACATATATGTAAAAAATATTTTTCTTATACATTAAAGGAGGAACTTTAGAATGAGTCTTATCGCAGCAGCAATTGCAGTTGGTTTAGCAGCACTAGGAGCAGGTATTGGTAACGGTCTTATCGTAGGTCGTACAGTAGAAGGAATTGCACGTCAACCGGAATTACGTGGTACTTTACAAACAACAATGTTCATCGGTATCGCATTAGTTGAGGCACTTCCAATCATCGGTGTAGTTATCGCTTTCATCGCACTAGGAAGCTAATAAAACGGACAGGTTGAATGGCGAAGTTCGTCTTGACGATTATCTTCGCCATTCCTATGTACTAGAGAATAGATTCTTTGCAAGAACGGTTCATTTATAAAAAATACGATCCAATCGATTCTTGAAGGGAGTGAATCGAGTATGTTAACTAACGCATTCGTTATAGGTGAGGCAGCAGGTCACGGCGGCCTTAACACAGGGGATATCGTCTTTCAGCTGATCATGTTCCTGGTTCTTATGGCGCTACTTAAGAAATTCGCCTGGGGTCCATTAATGGGAATCATGCAGCAGCGTGAAGACCACATCGCCGGTGAGATCACGGCAGCCGAAAAGAGCCGCACTGAGGCAAACAATATTTTAGAAGAGCAAAAGAAACTTCTGAAAGAAGCTCGTCTT
Coding sequences within it:
- the atpE gene encoding F0F1 ATP synthase subunit C, coding for MSLIAAAIAVGLAALGAGIGNGLIVGRTVEGIARQPELRGTLQTTMFIGIALVEALPIIGVVIAFIALGS
- the upp gene encoding uracil phosphoribosyltransferase; protein product: MGKVYVFDHPLIQHKLTFIRDKETGTKEFRELVDEVATLMAFEITRDLPLEDIDVETPVSNAKAKTLAGKKLGIVPILRAGLGMVDGILKLIPAAKVGHVGLYRDPETLKPIEYYVKLPSDVEERDFILVDPMLATGGSAVEAINSLKKRGAVSIKFMCLVACPEGVDAIKEAHPDVDIFIAALDEKLNEKGYIVPGLGDAGDRLYGTK
- the glyA gene encoding serine hydroxymethyltransferase, whose amino-acid sequence is MSKIAKQDPEIYAAIQDELERQRTKIELIASENFVSEAVMEAQGSVLTNKYAEGYPGRRYYGGCEHVDVAENLARDRAKELFGAEHVNVQPHSGAQANMAVYFTILEQGDTVLGMNLSHGGHLTHGSAVNFSGIQYNFVEYGVDEEKHLINYEDVRQKALEHKPKLIVAGASAYPRAIDFAKFREIADEVGAYLMVDMAHIAGLVAAGLHQNPVPYADFVTTTTHKTLRGPRGGMILCKEEFAKKIDKSIFPGIQGGPLMHVISAKAVAFGEALQGSFKDYAQNIIDNAKRLGEGLVKEGIDLVSGGSDNHLLLIDTRSLGLTGKVAEKVLDEIGITVNKNTIPFDPESPFVTSGVRIGTAAVTSRGFGLGDMDEIASIMALTLKNHEDEAKLEEARKRVLDLTSKFELYPER
- a CDS encoding TIGR01440 family protein translates to MEIAQLKDELQTILRDFSSQVPLKKGQVFVVGCSTSEVMGERIGTAGTIEVAEMIYDELKCWADSIGVSLAFQCCEHLNRALVLEREAAERKGLDEVTVVPVRKAGGAMATKAYHSFNDPVMVEHIKGDAGIDIGDTFIGMHLKHVAVPIRVSQKSLGEAHVTLAKTRPKLIGGTRAVYE
- the rpiB gene encoding ribose 5-phosphate isomerase B; amino-acid sequence: MKVAIASDHGGVNIREEIKSLMEEMGLEYEDFGCECGTSVDYPDYAVPVAEKVASGEFDCGILICGTGIGMSISANKVKGIRCALVHDVFSAKATREHNDSNMLAMGERVIGPGLAREIAKTWLGTEFEGGRHANRVGKITAYEDKQ
- a CDS encoding AtpZ/AtpI family protein; this encodes MGQKNESPYKAMAIYSAILAQLVGSILVGIFLGRWIDQQVDSAPLFLIIGLLLGLAAGIYAMLRTVRHFFLGE
- the atpB gene encoding F0F1 ATP synthase subunit A — protein: MNHGAPTAHFLGLTFNLANVLMITVATAIVFIIALLSTRRLALKPTGMQNFFEWVMDFVKGIIKSNMDWKTGGRFHILGLTIIMYIFVSNMLGLPFSVVYDGELWWKSPTADPAITMTLAVMVVVLSHFYGIRLKGFGEYGKDFFKPMWWLFPLKIIEEFANTLTLGLRLYGNIYAGEILLALLAGLAVNGGIGGTIGAIAPMLAWQGFSVFVGSIQAFIFCMLTMVYMAHKVSHDH
- a CDS encoding ATP synthase subunit I, coding for MPELHQMFNRQRKYIIYVLSIYVLGWGFTAHKSVFLGLILGTLLSLYMHWGMTKRVSKFGDAVVEGKKVRSLGTTSRMAAAALGVIIATRFPETFHLLSLIIGLMTTYIVIMIDYFFSSFKTNK